DNA from Ictalurus punctatus breed USDA103 chromosome 7, Coco_2.0, whole genome shotgun sequence:
ttcattaacctgtttgtgttcattaaccagtgtgtgttcattaaactgtgtattcattaaccagtgtgtgttcattaaactgtgtgtgttcattagcctgtgtgtgttcattaacctgtttgtgttcattatccagtgtgtgttcattagcctgtgtgtgttcattaacctgtgtgtgttcattatcctgtgtgtgttcattatcctgtgtgtgttcattatcctgtgtgtgttcattagcctgtgtgtgttcattaacctgtgtgtgttcattaacctgtgtgtgttcattatcctgtgtgtgttcattaaccagtgtgtgttcattaacctgtgtgtgttcattatcctgtgtgtgttcattatcctgtgtgtgttcattatcctgtgtgtgttcattaaccagtgtgtgttcattaacctgtgtgtgttcattagcctgtgtgtgttcattatcctgtgtgtgttcattagcctgtgtgtgttcattaacctgtgtgtgctCATTATCCTGTATGTGCTACTGAGCTCAGGTTTTTCCTGATATATGACATCATCCTGCAGGCTGTATGTATTACACCACAGCTCTAGTGCACAGGAGCGCCTTTCTCATGTGAGACACATAGAAGGAAGTGTGTAATCCAGTTTCAGATTAGCAGATGTGGATCAGATTAAACATGAGACAGTAATGAGCAGCATAGTGACCTGAGTGAAAATAGCTTTTTCTAAACTCCATTCATTACTGAAACAGGTCGATATATTGCATTTCTTACAGCTGAAGTGAAactaaatatagattttttgcagtatatgacattgttctcatttgtcttcttaaagaaaagaaacaagtcaGCGTTACATCATATTCTCTGTTCCTCTTCCCTTTTTAGTGCTTATTTCACTTATCCGAGTCGGACAAGCTCAAGgtgatttatacatattttattgcctatgttgtgtacatgttggatttgtattaaggtggagaagatTGTTTGTACATTGTCATGCAGAATGTAAGTTGTTTAcattgacagtgtgtgtttgctttttgacTTTTTCACCAGTTCTGTCTGTGGAGCCGAATTCACCtcaaatattcagaggagagaCGGTTACACTCACATGTAGGATTTCAGGATGGAGTGGACCGTACTACTGGTACAAAGATGGTGTTTATAGTCACGGTTCTGCTGAAAATTACTACACTATAAAAGTAGATCAGAGTCACAGATACAGATGTTACGGGTCTATTGATGGACGGTCAACGGCATGGAGCGATGAAGTGACTCTCTCAGTGATGGGTACATGTCTGATCTTACACTCCTGTAACATGCACTGATACACATaatcattacaaaacacactgattaaatatCAGATGGTCAGAGAAGGGTGTGTTTGACTGATTTGATGTATTTGTTGTAACTGTACAGAGAGACCAAAAGCCGTTCTGACGCTGCAGCCTGATGGACAGATATTCAGTGGACAGGAAGTCactttcacatgtgaaatacgAGGACATGCAGACACTGAGTGGATGTACAACTGGAATAAAGATGACGTCCAAATATCCTTCTACACTGAGAGCAGGAAATATTCATTCACTCCTGTAGAGTCTCTCAGCGCTAAATACACCTGCAGCGGACGGAGAAGAAGCGACTCTCAGACCTCAGAGACCAGCAACACTGTTACACTCactgtgtcaggtgtgtgtgtgcgcgtgtgtgtgtgtgtgtgtgtgtgtgtgtgtgtgtgtgtgtgtgtgtgtgtgtgttaatctctTCCTCACACCAATATTTATTAACTTCAGCATCACATCACTACATGCAGTGTGGATTAAAGTCACAaaaattcaaatatttcatattgAAGGATGTTTTAAATAACAGTCAAACATAATGCAGTACATTTTGTCTGTACACTTTTTCTTGAATAAGAGAACAATGTACTTCACATTAAATCTACTCTCACAAAAACTAAATTACTTTCACAAATACCACAAAATATTTTGATAGATATTCATGAATAATTTCACTATGACAGGAGTCTTTACAGTGTATCAGTAATAGTGTGTTTGTCTGTAGTAGTGATTAGTGTGTTAATCACTCTGACAGCAGAACATGAGCAGTTAACATCCTGAACTGTGTGTTTCATCTCCAACTGCAGAAAAACCTAAACCTGAACTCACACCAAGTCGTGAAGGAGCTGTACTGAAAGGAAACTCCGTGACTCTGTCCTGTACACTGAAGCTGCAGTCTGCTGGATGGAAGTTTTACTGGATCAAACCCACACAgagcactgagactgagactgaaacaGACTACTACAACATCAGCTCCGTTAGAGACTCTGATGGGGGTCAGTACAGGTGCAGAGCTGGAAGAGGAAACCCAGTCTACTACACATACTACAGTGATGCACTCTGGGTAAATGTTACTGGTGAGTGAAAACAGGTTGCAAAACACTGCATCATCACTAATCACTTAAATATACAGCAGTTGTAGTATTAGAACTGTATATTATTGAAGTGTGTTTGTATTCGGtttaataatgaaacaaaaataaaataataaaatgaataataaaattatgtttctgCAGAGAGTCCTAAAGCTGTGGTGACCATAAAGCCTGATAAGCATGTGTTCAGAGGAGAGACTGTGACTCTCAGATGTGAAATACAGGGAGGAGGAGACACTGAGTGGACATACAGCTGGTATAAGAAAGATAACACACTCTACTCATCCCGCACAACACAggagttcagcttcagctcagttAGAAATGATGACAGTGCTGAATACACCTGCATAGGGAGGAGAAGTGACTCTCAGAGCTCAGAgatcagtgatgctgttacactcactgtatcaggtgagtgtgtgagtttgttttatcttatcattaattatatataacaaGATTACCACTCTGtatgatttgattttattttattttacatttgttgtcCATCAGATGCAGCAGAGGCAGTAGTGAGTGTGTCTCCACTGCGCTGGCTGACTGAAGGAGACTCAGTGACTCTAAGCTGTGAGGTTAAACACTCCTCTACAGGCTGGACATTCAGCTGGTACACAGAGGTTCCCTCCAGAGACAGTCAGGGTTCCCTCAGGTACAGTACAGCGCTCctctcagacagcagcagaggatctggaggctcCTACACTCTCAGTCCTGTTACTGTGAAGCACACAGGAGTTTATATgtgcagagcagagagaggagaaccagTCTTTCACACACGGGACAGTAACCTACAGCCACTGTGCATCACTggtgaggaaataaatcaacaatagTGTTGAGTTGGAGTGTAGCAgatgtacatttattaatattaagtgTTGTATCTGTGCTAATGTGTTGTAtaataactgtttatatttaaactccttagtgaggaatgtgtaaagcagCTGAATAAGCACCTGATAGTAGATTTTTATTCGGATATCATTGTCTAATCAGAGCAAGTATTAGTCCTGTGGTAATTTTAATGTTACACATGTTTACTAAACTGtacactgaaattaacatcataataaaatcaaaatacatGTTAATTTTCAGAATAAGATCTgaattataatgtgtgtttcaggtgaatctcctccagtgtctctgatcatcaatcccagcagaactcaacactttactgctgactctctctcactgagctgTGAGGACCAGAGTGACTCTACTGGATGGACAGTGAgaggatacacacacagtgaggcaGTGTCTGATTGTTCATCAGTTTCAGGATCTACATGTAACATCAGCTCCCtctctacatcacacactggagtttactggtgtcagtctgaatctggaggacgcagtaatcctgtcaacatcacagtgcaCCGTGAGTCTTCAATGTTCTCATCAGTAATAGATGTACAATATACAGGAATAAAGATAACACTTTTATAATCTACTGAAttggtgaaaataaattataatattgttGTAAAGAAACTGAGTGCAGTGTCTAGGGTGACACAGATTTGATGTTTATATTCAGTCGATTCTAACAAAAGACCAACAGATAGCGCTGTGTTCAGGGCTGCAGAGATCTGAGACACAGAGGTTTATACACACATCTGTACACAAAGATCAGActcagaagaaaaagagaagaaaaatacaaaGAGATGATAGCAATAGAGGCATAAAGACATTAGACTTAcgtaaataaaactattatccCCATATAGAAGTTAGACTGCAGAGGGTAAACCTAAAAAAGCTTCTCACAATGTTTTAACAATAAgaatataaacagaaataagaaTAACTCATGAAGACTAGTTTAGTTTCAGGATGTTAAGAATATTACAGTGAAAGCTACTTTCACATCTGAATGTTACTGATAAAACTGGCATTTAAGCACATTTTCTCTTTCACACATGAAGACTCTGTGAGCGCTGCACTGTGTACACTCTCTCTGATATCTACCACTGATTTACTGTAGCTCTCTGTGTTAAAATCATTACTGTAATTTACACACTTTCTGATTtcagtgtcttctttctctttcctacaggtggtcatgtgatccTGGACAGTCCTGTCCATCCTGTGACTGAGGGACATCCTCTGACTTTACATTGTTTATCTCGCAACTCAAAGACCTCAGCTTCTGGTGTTGATTTCTATAAAGATGGTTCAGTCCTGCAGAACAAGACTACAGGAGAGATGACCATCAGTACTGTCTCAAAGTCAGATGAaggtttctaccactgtaaacacccagagagaggagagtcacCCAAAAGCTGGGTTTCAGTCAGAGgtgagaaaccttgagagaatttatttttatttgattctctTTTTATTAACAAAGTTTATATGCACAGTGTTTTCAGTCAGCTTTCAAAGTATTTGATTCCCTttgtaaaaataacattaaaacgtGCAGtgagtactactactactactactactactactaataataataataataataataataataataataataataataaatttgatTCTGTAGCACGTAGCACCTAAAACTGAAACTGGCTGTTAATTAAATGATgaacaggaagaaaaagaggtcatttttgtgttagtaaaaaatgtatgttttaggATTAAGGAGGTGCAGTTAAAGGCCTAGAGGTGGATTACGGCACTATATATATTGTTCATTCTTGCCAGTCTGGTCGTTAGAAGCCACTAGTAGATCAGTACTGGTGGATCCAAGACTCCAGGGTGTAGAGAGTTACGGCGAGGTCATGTACTGTGTGAGAATTaagagtgtgtttgtttgattcTCTGTGAGATGGGTAAACAGTGTTAATGATAGAGTACAAATCTAATCTGTGCTTGGTTTGAGTAAGGACTACAG
Protein-coding regions in this window:
- the LOC128632968 gene encoding obscurin, which gives rise to MELRPLRVMILLISLIRVGQAQVCVCFLTFSPVLSVEPNSPQIFRGETVTLTCRISGWSGPYYWYKDGVYSHGSAENYYTIKVDQSHRYRCYGSIDGRSTAWSDEVTLSVMERPKAVLTLQPDGQIFSGQEVTFTCEIRGHADTEWMYNWNKDDVQISFYTESRKYSFTPVESLSAKYTCSGRRRSDSQTSETSNTVTLTVSEKPKPELTPSREGAVLKGNSVTLSCTLKLQSAGWKFYWIKPTQSTETETETDYYNISSVRDSDGGQYRCRAGRGNPVYYTYYSDALWVNVTESPKAVVTIKPDKHVFRGETVTLRCEIQGGGDTEWTYSWYKKDNTLYSSRTTQEFSFSSVRNDDSAEYTCIGRRSDSQSSEISDAVTLTVSDAAEAVVSVSPLRWLTEGDSVTLSCEVKHSSTGWTFSWYTEVPSRDSQGSLRYSTALLSDSSRGSGGSYTLSPVTVKHTGVYMCRAERGEPVFHTRDSNLQPLCITGESPPVSLIINPSRTQHFTADSLSLSCEDQSDSTGWTVRGYTHSEAVSDCSSVSGSTCNISSLSTSHTGVYWCQSESGGRSNPVNITVHRGHVILDSPVHPVTEGHPLTLHCLSRNSKTSASGVDFYKDGSVLQNKTTGEMTISTVSKSDEGFYHCKHPERGESPKSWVSVRDSGSGSSTDIVFVSVGLSLAFLFIILLLILRWWHKSIKGKDRDIQQNSNQTPGQNPSQSGAEDSQSGHAPLQTDVHIYATVENASKSEAAAELSGAVYAQVMKKKESHKNKDDDAGPSDVIYTELELKPQKKAKKNQVKASVEYGTVYSQLKQNT